The stretch of DNA ATATCTCAtcttgtgacttagaatgccttaactgtctaGGAATGCAGTCCAGTAGGTTTCAATGTTACTTTACACAGCTCCTATTCAAGAAGAAGTTGCTCTGGTTTACACGCCTCTGACATAACCATGCAGTGAACAAGTCTATTGGCTCCATTTATTCaccagcatgtgctcactttgtatcTGTGTCATATTTGGATGATCCCAACAATATTTCAACTTTCTCATTgtcattatatctgttatggtggcCTATGATTATCTTTGGCACCACTACTTGTTTTAGGGCATCACAAACTGTGTCcatataagacagcaaacttaattgataaacatggtgtgtgttctgactacaaacttaattgataaacactgtgtgtgttctgactgctccactgactggctcactgcaacatccgcctcccaggttcaagcgattctccagccttgcctcctgaatagctgggattacaggcatacgccaccacgtctggctaattttgtatttttagtagagatggggtttcaacatgttggccaggctggtcttgaactcttaacctcaggtgatccacccacctcagcctccgaaagtgctggcatttacaggcgtgagccaccatgcctggcttggaaTTTCTAATATAAATTGCCCACTGGATCCAAAGGAGAAGGTGCGCACAGACtttagttttgcttgctttctttccagCAAGGACTTTCTTAGCCACCTTTGCAGTTATGGGCTAAAGTAGACAGGGAAATAGACAGGGAAGGTGAAGCTTAAAACAAAGTCAGTAGTCAAACATGAAAAATATAGTCAcacttatttattataaaaaaactattactagccaggcgcagtggctcacacctgtaatcccagcactttgggaggccgaggtagggggatcacgaggtcaagagtttgagaccaccctgaccaacacagtgaaaccccgtctctactaaaaatacaaaaattagccaaggatggtggtgcatgcctgtaatctcagctactcaggaggcagaggcaggagaatcacttgaacccgggaggcagaggttgcagtgagccaagatagcaccactgcactccagcctgggcaacagagcaagactctgtctcaaaacaaaacaaacaaacaaaaaatatacaaaaacaactATTGCCATCAACATTTTATCAATTAGTAATTTTGGCACAGAGAATTTACATAACTAGCCTAATGTCACGTAGGTAGTAAATGGTTGTCTTTTGTCATTGACCACATTCTCTAATATGAATTTGTATAACTTCAATAAGCTTTGAATCATGATAGAAAACTCATCTACATTCATTATCAATTTCTTTCAGTATTAAATGTCCTAATtttggtgggtggatcaccaggtcaggagatcgagaccatcctggctaacacagtgaaaccctgtctctactaaaaatacaaaaaacaaaaaaattagccaggcgtggtggcaggtacctgtagtcccagctactagggaggctgaggcaggagaatggcatgaacccaggaggcagagcttgcagtgagccgagatagcaccactgcactccagcctgggcgacagagcaagactccgtctcaaaaaaaaaaaaaaaaaaaaaagtcttaattctGGAAAAAGTGAATATGAAGTAATACACATCCATTGTATTTGACCCACATATGGAATCTGCTGATGATCCATGACAAATGGCATGAGAACAGTTTCCTACATTAATTATGTTAGGTCATGAATTCTCTGATGTCGAGTAAGCTGTGTAAGCTGTTTAAAGGCCTTCCCACATgtcttacattcatagggtttctcgcCAGTGTGAACACTCTGATGTCGGCTGAGTCCTGAGGCATAGaaaaaggctttcccacattccggACATTGATAAGTTTTCTCACCAGTATGGATTCGTTTATGTTGACTAAGTTGTGAAGGACATctaaaggccttcccacattccttacaatcataaggtttctcaccagtgtgaGTTCGCTGATGTCGAATTAGTTCTGAGCCGCAAGTAAAAGAtttcccacattctttacattcataAGGTCTGTCACcggtatgaattctctgatgtagAGTAAGGTGTGTACGCTGTCTGAAGGACTTCCCACATgtcttacattcatagggtttctcgcCAGTGTGAATACTGTGATGTTTGGTGAGTCCTGAGAAACGGAcaaaggcttttccacattcatGACATCGATaaggtttctcaccagtatgGATTCGTTGATGTTGAGTAAGTTTTGAACGACGTCTAAAGGCCTTGCCACATTCCTTACAAtcatagggtttctcaccagtgtgaatTCGCCGATGTTGGATTATTGCTGAGCGAAAAGCAAAAGATTTTCCACATTCCTTACAATgatagggtttctcaccagtgtgaatTCGCTGATGTTCAATTAGTGTTGAGCGAGAAGTAAAAGATTTCCCACATTCTTTACAACTGTAGCGTTTCTCACCAGTGTGAACTGGCCGATGTTGAATTAGTGCTGAGCGAAGAGTAAAAGATTTCCCACATTCCTTGCAATGATAaggtttctcaccagtgtgaatTGGCTGATGTTGAATTAGTGTTGAATGAGAAGTAAAagatttcccacattccttacaatcATAGAGCTTCTCACCAGTGTGTATTTGCTGATGTTGAATTAGTGTTGAGTGAGAAGTAAAagatttcccacattccttacaatcatagggtttctcaccagtgtgaatTTGCTGATGTTGAATTAGTGTTGAGTGAGAAGTAAAagatttcccacattccttaccaTCATAGGGTTTCTCACCGGTGTGATTTTGCTGATGTTGAATTAGTCCTGAGCAGAAAGTAAAAGAtttcccacattctttacattcataaggtttctcaccagtatgaattctccGATGTTGATTAAGGTATGTACGCTGTCTAAAGGCCTTCCCACAGTCCggacattcatagggtttctcaccagtgtgaatTCTGTGATGTTGGGTGAGTCCTGAGACACTGacaaaggctttcccacattcctgaCATTGATaaggtttctcaccagtatgGATTTGTTGATGTTGAGTAAGTCGTAAACGAAGTctaaaggccttcccacattccttacaatcataaggtttctcaccagtgtgaatTTGCTGATGTTGAAGTAGTGTTGAGCCAACAGTAAAAGATTTTCCACATTCCTTACAGTgatagggtttctcaccagtgtgaatTCGCTGATGTTGAATTAGTGCTGAGCGAGAAGTAAAAGattttccacattctttacaatcatagggtttctcaccagtgtgaaCTGCCTGATGTCCAATTAGCCCTGAGCGAAAAGTAAAAGATTTTCCACATTCCTTACAATgatagggtttctcaccagtgtgaatTCGCTGATGCTGAAGTAGTGCTGAGCCAGAAGCAAAAGattttccacattctttacaattatagggtttctcaccagtgtgaatTCGCTGGTGTCGATTGCGTGTTGAGCGAAAAGTAAAAGATTTTCCACATTCCTTACAACaatagggtttctcaccagtgtgaatTCGCTGATGTTGAAGTAGTGCTGAGCCCGAAGCAAAagatttcccacattccttacaatcatagggtttctcaccagtgtgaatTCGCTGATGTTGAATTAGTGTTGAGCCAGTAGTAAAAGattttccacattctttacaatcatagggtttctcaccagtgtgaatTGCCTGGTGTCCAATTAACCCTGAGCGAAAAGTAAAagatttcccacattccttacaatcatagggtttctcaccagtgtgaatTCGCTGATGTCGAATTAGTGCTGAGTGAAAAGTAAAAGATTTTCCACATTCCTTACAGtcatagggtttctcaccagtgtgaatTCGCTGATGTCGAATTAGTGCTGAGCCTGAAGCAAAAGATTTTCCACATTCCTTACAATCATACggtttctcaccagtgtgaatTTGCTGGTGTCGAATTAGTGTTGAGCCAACAGTAAAAGATTTTCCACATTGCTTACAATgatagggtttctcaccagtgtgaatTTGCTGATGTTGATTTAGTGTTGAGCCAGAAGTAAAAGAtttcccacattctttacattcataaggtttgtcaccagtatgaattctccGATGTTGAATAAGGTGTGCAGACGGTCTAAAGGCCTTCACGGATTCCTGACACTCATGAGGTTTCTCATCTGTATACATTTTCTGGTGTTGAATAAGATGTGAGCCAGAAATAAAAGCTTTTCCATATTCTTTACATGCACAGGGCTTTtccccagtatgaattctctgatgtttaACAAGATAGGAAAAGTGATGAAAGGCCTTCCCACACTCCTTACATTTATAGAGTTTTTCACCAGTATGGGTTTCTTGCTGTTGTGTAAGTTCTGAGCCATACTTAAAAGCCATACATTCTGCGGATTTATACAGTTTCTCTCCAGGATGAATCCAATGATGCAGAGTGAGAGATGTCTGTAGGCAGAAAGTTGGTGTTTTTTCATAAGTCATTATTGCTTTTTCCAAATATCGCTCCTGATTTATATCTTGGTGCTGAAACTGGCCTTTGCATTCCCAGTCATCTCTGACACTGGAGCCCACAAGGCTATGACATTTTTCCATTCTCACCCACTGAGGTGATGTTACTTCATAGATTTCTTTTGGCAAACATGAATCTTTGGTCTTACATCTAAACTCCGAGTCTGAAAAATAACCAGAAAGCAAAAACATAGCATTTCCTTGTTGAgtagaaataaaaacatctatGGTAGAAAGGGGAGACAAACTGAAAATAATGTCCTTAAGAATTAAAGAtgtgttgggcatggtggctcatgcctgtaatcccagcactttgggagtctgagacaggaggattgcttgagcccaggagttcaaggctgcagtgagctgtgattgtgccactacactccagcctgggccacagagcaagaccctgtcttaaaaaaaaaaaaaaaaaaaagatggtgtaCATACATGGTATACGTGGTGATAGTATGTACCCTTATATGATGTGATGAGAACAGTATTTTATCTCTGTGATCTTCCTTCTAAAAATACTGAACTCCAGTCTAATCACTGGAAAAACACCAGACAGATCCCAAAATGAGAGACAATCTATGAAATACCTGGCCAGTACTCTCCAaaactattgagataatcacaaaCAAGGAAAGCCTGAAAAGCTGTCAAAGCAAAGAGGAGCCAAGGGAAACATAATGACTCAATGCAATGTGTTATCCTAGCCAAGATCCTAGAATAggaaaaaaggacattaggtaaaagctaaggaggctaggcacagtggctcacacctgtaatcccagcactttgggaggctgaagtgggaggaccacgaggtcaggagttcaagaccagcctggccaacatggtgaaaccccgtctctattaaaaatacaaaaatgagcgagacgtgtggcccatgcctgtaatctcagctacttgggaggctgagacaggagaatcacttgagcccgggaggctgaggttgcagtgagccaagatcgtaccattgcactccagcctaggcaacaaaagccagactccatctcaaaaaaaaaaaaaaaaaaaagctaaggaaATCTGAGTAAAGTAGGGGTTTCCATTAATAATAATAGATCTCAGCACCATAGGAAaggtaaataataataacaacattgCTTCAACAATGTTATTATTGAATAGGAtcaacattcattcattaattatgacaaatgtacaaatataaaatgttaatgggAAACTACATGTGATGTATATGGGAAGTCTCTGTACTAACCtcacaacttttctgtaagtctaaaactaTCCTGAAACCtaaagtttacttttttaaagtgaGAAAGTAACATCTCATTAGCAAAAAGGCCAAGCAAATTTTTGTAAAAGACACAAATGGGGTATCagtatctaaaaattaaaaaatgaatcattGAAACTTAAAATTCAATGAATGAATTTGAATTGGCAGTATAAGAGTGcaatcatgatttttaaaaaatactttccatcttcatccattgAAGCTTTAGAAACAACCAGTCTGGCAGCAATGAACACGCTAATGACAGATTACTGTCTCTAAATACCATTTCTTACTACACAGAACCTAGGCTCCTTGGAGCATCTTGGGATTAGAACAGAAAGTGTGCATTATGAGCATGGAAAAAGCTGGCATATTAGAAAAGCAAAGAAGCTTATTCAAGACTCCTAGGGTCATGTCAAAAAGACTCAGGAACAATTGTGAAGAGGGTCCCATTGGCCAAAGATGGGACAAGTTGAGCATGAATTCAAGAATAATAACTGTAATCATTGTAATGTAATTACAATAAATcacatcaaatattttttaaatctgtgtgtTCATAAggacaattttaaaattacctagtAATTTTTAGGGGATGAGATGAGGAATGGCTGCTAacatcacaaaaacagaaacaaccagATATGTGCTTCTTGATGAAATACACAATACTAATATCACATAGTCTGTTTATAGGAAAGAAAGGAGTAGAGGGAGGGGAGCTAAATGTTAAATGACAGATGATCCAGTttcttcaacatacaaatttcaaggagaaaaagagaaagaaatcaacaacaaaaccTCACTGGAATGGTTAAATAATTGGAAATGCAAAAGCAAGGTTAAAAGTCATAAAGAAAAGTCAAAGAATTCATTTGTCTTCCTGAAAGTAATACTGAAAGAACAGGGAGCAAACTATATTCAAGATGGAACAGCTAAAATTTATTCAGAAGTGATGaggttttctaaaaaaaatctgAGGTGCCATGAGTGCCATGGatggtaaattttaaaagttctacggggccaggtgcggtggcacacgcctgtagtctcatcactttgggagtctgaggcaggtggatcacctgaggtcaggaattcaagaccagcctggtcaacatgacaaaaccctgactttactaaaaatacaaaataagccaggcatggtggtgcacgcctgaattctcagctactcggggggctgaggcagaagaattgcttaaacccaggagacagagtttgcagtgagccaaaattgtgccactgcattccagcctgggcgacagagcgagacttcatctcaggaaaaaaaaaaaaaaaaaaagttctataagccaggcatggtggttcacggctctaatcccaacactttgggacgccaagacTGCAAGATtaccagagcccaggagttcaagaccagtctgggcaacagcctgggacactgtctcaaaaaaaaaaaaaaaaaaaaaaagccgggtgtggtggcatatgcctgtagcctcaggtactcgggaggctaaggcgggaggatcacctgagcctggaaagtcaatgctgcaatgagctgtggtcaagccactgcactccagcctgggtgaccatgggagaacctgtctcttaaaaaaaaattatgcatgaTGAAATCCCAATAATAAGAACAaaatgaacaggaaaaaaaaaatagcttacaCACCATGcttgctatatgccaggcactattttcACTGCTTTACACATTTACTATAtaagctcatttaatcctcagaagaaTCCTGTGAATAgcatatatatttgcaaatgaggaccagagaggttaagtaaattgccAAAAGTCATAGAGGTATTAAatagcagagctaggatttgaatggAGGCAATCTGGCTCGAGTCCATGCTTTCAACTTCCAAATCAGTGGAATCGAACTAAGTATGGgcatcagatttttttaaaacctcaaatCTAAAACAGTGTAAAATAAAACAGGcaacagaagacaggaaaagtGAGACAAATAGAATAAGCtggttaaaaaaattcaaacaggCCAAGAGAGGTGGATCGTGCCTGTattttcagctactcgggaggctgaggtatacagattgcttgagcctagggggttgaggctgtggtgagctgtgattgctccactgcactcagcccaggcaacagagagagagagaccctgtctcaaaaaaaaaaaaaaaaaaaatccaaatacatCAGTAATTATAAGGAatgtaaacaaagaaaaagtaaatttcaacccttttaaaataaaaaatgactaaAAACATGAGGACACAAAAAAGTTGaagtaaaaactaagaaaatgaaaatcaggcAAGTATTCATGAATAGAAAGCTAGGGTCTTAGCActggaaaaaaatagactttaaggtGAAAACATTCTTGGGAATAAAGAGGATTACTACATAATAAAACGTTCATTCACCAaaaagatataacaattctaaatttgTAAGCATCCAGTAAAATAAACTCTAAATATGCGAagtaaaaattgagaaaatacaaaaagtttagGCTTCATCTTGATTGtgggagatttcttttttttagttattttttttgagacggagtctcactctgtaacccaggctggagtgcagtggcacgatctcagctcactgcaacctctgccctccgagttcaagcgattctcctgcctcagcctcccaagtagctgggattacaggcacctgccaccacgcccggctaattttttgtatttttagtagagatggggtttcaccatcttgaccagcctggtcttgagctcctgaccttgtgatccacccacctcggcctcccaaagtgctgggattacaggcgtgagccaccacgcccggctgattgtGGGAGATTTCAATACACCTCTTTTAATAACTGAGAGGTCAAGCACccagaaaatataaaaggataCAGAGGATCTTTACATCAAATTAACAAGCATGATATGTTGAACATGTGAGAATTCTACACGCAGCAATTAAAAGAAAGCACAGGAACACGTGAatccccacccccacaaaaaCACTGAGAATTCAGCAGTGCGTGAAGTAAGTCTGAACACACTTCCAGAAACTGGTCTCATACTGACCGTGTAAATATTGACTATAGTGCAATTAAGGTTGAATTCAGgaataaaaaatgggaaaagaatttAAATGCAAAACATTTACAAAAGCTTATGGGTTAAAAATGGCAtcatgcaaattaaaaaattctttttcggtttttttgagacagagtctcgctctgtcatccgtgccggaatgcagtggtgcaatctcggctcactgcaacctctacctcccaggttcaatcagtTCTGTGCCTCAGCcatttgagtagctgggattacaggcatgcaacaccacacccagctaatttttgtatttttagtacagaaagggtttcgctatgttggccaggctggtctcaaactcctggcctcaagtgatccacccacctcggcctcccaaagtgttgggattacaggcatgagccaccgcgcctggcctaaaaattacTTTGATGCTAAGTGATGACAATAAAAATTGTATCATGGGCCGGGCTGTGTCTTAGGCAACAGgcaaaaagcaaacacaaaaccTCTGTGGACAAAATCAACCTCAACTCAACCCTCAAAATATTCTCACAAAGTTTCAAGGAAAGAGAGAGCACTtcgcaataaaaaacaaaaaaacaaaaaaacaaaaaaaactaacatGTACAGGGAAATGAGAAatcacatgaagaaaaaaaacagcagaaacagaaccaaaaggCTTCAAATACTAATATTAAAGAGAATTATTATGTTTAATAATGCTTAAAGAAGTTAGAAAGTCTTGACACCACTAGTAAATAAAGTAACTACATAGTTTTTTTATATATCtagtttttagcttttttttttttttttttttatggagtctcactctgttgccaggctggagtgcagtggtgtgttcttggctcactgcaacctccgcttcctggtttcatgcgattctccttcctcaacatccctagtagctgggattacaggtgcccgccatgacacccagctaatgtttgtgtttttagtagagacggggttttaccattgttggccaggatagtctcaatctcctgaccttgtgatccacccgccttggcctcccaaagtgctgggattacaggcatgagccaccgcacctggccttgagcCAATGTTTTAAGTGCCACATCACCTACTTGTTCACTAAGATCTCAACTATACTTTCAGCACACTACATAACCTTATTTCCAGGAAGATGTGTATTTGCAAATGTTTACTTCTATTTGGAACACATGATTTTCTACCCCCAGAGGAATGCATTCTTGTCTGGAGTGTTTCTTTTCCCAAGTTGATGCACATCCACATATTCACCCATTCATATATGATGTATGTGTATCTATGtgtgcattttcttctttttataaaaatagaattgtcCTATACATATTGATGTGCAACTTTTCCCCCCAGATAACAACAGATAAAGGATAGTTATAAAGTTACTATTTATAGATTTACTTCATTTCCTTGAATAGCTGCATAATATCCCATTATGTGGATATACCATAATGTcacatttttttccccctcaagacagagtcttgctctgttgcctaggctggagtacaatggcatgatcttggctcactgcaacctccgcctcctaggttcaaccaatttgcctgcctcagcctcccaagtagctgggactacaggtgtgcgccaccacgcctggctaattttttgtatttttagtagagatggggttttcaccatgttgaccaggctggtgtcaaactcctgacctcgtgatccacctgccttggcctcccaaggtgctgggattacaggcgtgagccaccgagcctggcctgtaACAGTTTTTGTTAATGCCCATTTAGATTGTTACTGCTGTTCCAGGAAATGTGTTTCTGTATATATCAGAATTAGctacttcttttatttctgtagcaGACAGTCCAAAAAGTGAGATTACTCATTCCAAATGTAGGCACATTTTCATCTGACTGGCTAGTTTGATGCTTCCTGGCAGTGTCAGAGATGGTCTGTTCCTAGCCAGCAATGAATATTCCCATGCTATATAGTGTTGAATTTTTGTTTATCCCAGGGGCAAACTTTGGCAGGGGTCCATTGGGATATGCTAACAATAAGATAACTAGTAAATAGAAGCTTTTCTTAACCCAAATGGGTAGATCCGTTGTGATTATGTTGGAATTTCAGGAGTTCTAGAAATGAATGTGCAGATGGTTGCACAATATGAATACAATTAAAGATGGTTAAAATAGTAATACATTtatgttatgtatgttttaccataattataaataaatgaaaaaatgaatgaatgagtcactcctaaaaattagtaagaaaataaaaccaaataatgaAGTAGAAAAGATGAAACATAAAAAGGAAGCACAAACAGGaaatatagtttctttttttttttttttttgagacagagtcttgctctgttgcccaggctggagtgcagtggtgtgatcttggctcactgcaacctccgcctcctgggttcaagcgattctccatcctcagcctcatgagtagctgggattacaggtgactgccaccacacccggctaattttttgtgtgtttgttttagtagagatgttgtttcactatgttgattaggctggtcaccatgttgaccagaccactcctgacctcaagtgatctgcacacctcagcctcccaaagtgctgggatttacaggtgtgagccactgcgcccagcctctttttctttttgagacagggtcttgctctgccacccgggctggaatgcagtggtgtaatcacagctcactgcagccttgaactcctggactcaagcgatcctcctgcctcagcctcccaaagccccgGAGTTACAGGTGttagtcactgtgcctggccaagaagtgaatttttcattttaatttcaattactTTACAGTTAAATCTAATTAGCCccatgtagctagtggctactgtatggAACAGCACAGCTTTCATGAACCATCTGTTGAAACTTGATTGCAAGAACCTTTGTGTTGTCCCTTCACATAAAAAACTAAAACCTTAAATGACGACTCATGCCTTACAGGTGTAGTATGTATACAAAATGAGGCAGAACTCCTAGTAGGGTGCCCATTTTCAAACAAAATGCTTTGCCCTGCTATCAGAGActagtaagtaagtaaataaataaataaataaattcagtaataaaaacaactattaaaaatgggaaaaaattaaaggcaaaacATTTACAAAAGCTCATGGATTAAAAATTgtatcatgaaaattaaaaagttctttttttgttttcttgagacagagtctcactctgtcacccacactgcagtgcagtggtgtgatctcggctcactgcctcctcctcctcctcctggattcaaTCAATTCCGTGCCTCAGTcattcaagtagctgggattacaggcatgcagcaccacaccaggctaatttttgtatttttagtacagaggggaTTTCGCcacatttgccaggctggtctcaagtgatccacccatctctgaTTAAATGCTGTCATCTAAAATCACATGGTTGTGGCATATCAGATCTTTTcactttaaacttttaaattaactAACCAGCTACAAATACTTGTCTGAACTGAGTTGGATGAGGCAGCTCCAGTGAATCATGCATTTCTGTCCTAGACTGTCACgagctttaaaaagttaaaaccaggccgggtgtagtggctcacgtctgtaatcccagcattttgggaggccaaggcgggcagatcacgaggtcaggagatcaagaccatcctggccaatgtggtgaaacgccatctcaactaaaaatacaaaaaaaaattagctgggtgtggtggtgcatgcctgtaatcccagctactcaggaggctaaggcaggagaatcacttgaaccaggaagtcggaggttgcagccagccaagatcgtgccacagcactccagcctggcaacagagcaagactccgtctaaaaaaaaaaatatattggccCAGGAATCTCACATCTGaaagattaaatatgaaaatgtccATTTAAATAAAGATACATCAGAGCAGTCATTTTAAATAGAAGAAag from Gorilla gorilla gorilla isolate KB3781 chromosome 20, NHGRI_mGorGor1-v2.1_pri, whole genome shotgun sequence encodes:
- the ZNF850 gene encoding zinc finger protein 850 codes for the protein MNMEGLVMFQDLSIDFSQEEWECLDAAQKDLYRDVMMENYSSLVSLGLSIPKPDVISLLEQGKEPWMVSRDVLGGWCRDSEFRCKTKDSCLPKEIYEVTSPQWVRMEKCHSLVGSSVRDDWECKGQFQHQDINQERYLEKAIMTYEKTPTFCLQTSLTLHHWIHPGEKLYKSAECMAFKYGSELTQQQETHTGEKLYKCKECGKAFHHFSYLVKHQRIHTGEKPCACKEYGKAFISGSHLIQHQKMYTDEKPHECQESVKAFRPSAHLIQHRRIHTGDKPYECKECGKSFTSGSTLNQHQQIHTGEKPYHCKQCGKSFTVGSTLIRHQQIHTGEKPYDCKECGKSFASGSALIRHQRIHTGEKPYDCKECGKSFTFHSALIRHQRIHTGEKPYDCKECGKSFTFRSGLIGHQAIHTGEKPYDCKECGKSFTTGSTLIQHQRIHTGEKPYDCKECGKSFASGSALLQHQRIHTGEKPYCCKECGKSFTFRSTRNRHQRIHTGEKPYNCKECGKSFASGSALLQHQRIHTGEKPYHCKECGKSFTFRSGLIGHQAVHTGEKPYDCKECGKSFTSRSALIQHQRIHTGEKPYHCKECGKSFTVGSTLLQHQQIHTGEKPYDCKECGKAFRLRLRLTQHQQIHTGEKPYQCQECGKAFVSVSGLTQHHRIHTGEKPYECPDCGKAFRQRTYLNQHRRIHTGEKPYECKECGKSFTFCSGLIQHQQNHTGEKPYDGKECGKSFTSHSTLIQHQQIHTGEKPYDCKECGKSFTSHSTLIQHQQIHTGEKLYDCKECGKSFTSHSTLIQHQPIHTGEKPYHCKECGKSFTLRSALIQHRPVHTGEKRYSCKECGKSFTSRSTLIEHQRIHTGEKPYHCKECGKSFAFRSAIIQHRRIHTGEKPYDCKECGKAFRRRSKLTQHQRIHTGEKPYRCHECGKAFVRFSGLTKHHSIHTGEKPYECKTCGKSFRQRTHLTLHQRIHTGDRPYECKECGKSFTCGSELIRHQRTHTGEKPYDCKECGKAFRCPSQLSQHKRIHTGEKTYQCPECGKAFFYASGLSRHQSVHTGEKPYECKTCGKAFKQLTQLTRHQRIHDLT